The following are encoded together in the Culex pipiens pallens isolate TS chromosome 1, TS_CPP_V2, whole genome shotgun sequence genome:
- the LOC120426900 gene encoding uncharacterized protein LOC120426900, whose protein sequence is MSAGPAAVSRPEWVRRKLGCFVIDFDCFCRMGGRNVDTNRLYSVMVTRGWWLKVDSREDWDEIIEEMALPTRCVNKKIALKKNNIRFLDKYEKGSDEEEDGKKRHNRRWSARMLHSMSAVHNTATSRPQTLTSRRRSFSWGQRA, encoded by the exons ATGTCTGCAGGAcctgcagctgtttcacgaccgGAATGGGttagaaggaagcttgggtgttttgtgattgattttgattgtttttgtaggatgggaggtaggaatgtggatacgaaccggttgtattcggtgaTGGTGACCCGGGGATGGTGGTTGAAGGTCGATTCCCGCGAGGACTGGGacgagatcatcgaggagatggcgctgccgaCGCGTTGCGTGAACAAGAAGATTGCGTTGAAGAAAAATAACATCCGatttttggacaagtacgagaaaggatccgacgaagaggaggacggCAAGAAGCggcataatcggaggtggtcagcgcggatgttgcactcgatGTCGGCGGTTCAcaacaccg caacttcCCGCCCACAAACGCTCAcatcgcgacggcgcagcttcagcTGGGGACAGCGAGCATGA
- the LOC128092368 gene encoding uncharacterized protein LOC128092368 encodes MALPKRCVNNEIALKKINFRFLDKYAKVYFHDGPPTKRRMLHSVPAVYSTATSRPQTLTSRRRSFSRMNLDRPHQLHVPDALPGSGTPRSGTLLSSRETSTTLPESMANSSKTVLIEAGNVTIVLHCCRVEASIRNRPNWGIRK; translated from the exons atggcgctgccgaagcgttgcgtgaacaacgagattgcgttgaagaagattaacttccggtttttggacaagtacgcgaaagtttattttcacgatgggcctccgacgaagaggaggatgttgcactcggtgccggcggtttacagcaccg caacttcccgcccacaaacactcacgtcgcgacggcgcagcttcagccgaatgaatctggaca ggcctcatcaactccatgttccggatgcgcttccaggatcgggaactccccgttcaggcactttactttccagccgggaaacgtcgaccacccttcccgaatcaatggccaactcctccaagactGTCCTGATTGAGGCCGGAAACGTGACCATCGTGTTACACTGCTGTCGCGTCGAAGCCTCCATCCGGAACCGACCAAACTGGGGTattcggaagtga